One part of the Drosophila teissieri strain GT53w chromosome 3R, Prin_Dtei_1.1, whole genome shotgun sequence genome encodes these proteins:
- the LOC122618985 gene encoding very low-density lipoprotein receptor isoform X5 translates to MFKSDLCVLIVISLAFSLHSGQSLEAKCDEKQFQCHSGDCIPIRFVCDGDADCKDHSDEQIKECKFIEATCSSDQFRCGNGNCIPNKWRCDQESDCADGSDEANELCRARTCSPDEYACKSGEGQCVPLAWMCDQSKDCSDGSDEHNCNQTCRADEFTCGNGRCIQKRWKCDHDDDCGDGSDEKECPVVPCDSVAEHTCTNGACIAKRWVCDGDPDCSDGSDERSCANVTKTTTPCLSHEYQCKDRITCLHHSWLCDGDRDCPDGDDEHTANCKNVTCRADQFQCGDRSCIPGHLTCNGDKDCADGSDERDCGLSLSLGVNHGGCNATSEFDCGGGQCIAISKVCDKRKDCPDGEDEPAGKCGINECAAKNGGCMHQCIDLKVGHHCECHEGYKLSPDKRNCLDINECDVPGKCSQICVNEIGGFKCECEAGYMRDPKNHTRCKASEGHASLLLARRHDIRKIALDHMEMTSIVNSTKAATALDFVFRTGMIFWSDVTTQSIYKAPIDEGNEKTVVLTKSSVTSDGLAVDWIYNHVYFTDTHKCTIELTNFEGSMGKVLVKDSLDIPRSIALDPIEGWMYWSDWGASPRIERAGMDGSHRTTIISYDVKWPNGITLDLVKKRIYWVDGKLNVISSANYDGSQRSQVLYSGEYLRHPFSITTFEDNVYWTDWDKQAVFKANKFTGEDVEPVTAMHMLQHPMVVHVYHPYRQPDGVNHCQSVNGHCSHLCLPAPRINERSPRISCACPTGLKLMADGLMCVEDPLYLPPVTRPPRARKTKPRPKSPRRRLPTGVQVGHADTRIETNDDLQLSTRLPLLPTTFVADQRPVKNHTQIEKTTTPSEQPDSGFIALVVIASLSGFAVLLSVLLLIGYRYCSKRRINSMNFENPIYRKTTTTEDHFSLRKNLPARIYDHTSVMDEEYSPVIGISSY, encoded by the exons ATGTTTAAAAGTGATCTCTGTGTGCTGATTGTGATCTCCTTGGCGTTTTCCTTGCATTCAG GCCAATCCCTGGAGGCCAAGTGCGATGAGAAGCAGTTCCAGTGCCACAGCGGCGACTGCATTCCCATTCGATTCGTTTGCGACGGCGATGCGGACTGCAAGGATCACAGCGATGAGCAGATTAAGGAGTGCAAGTTTATAG AGGCCACTTGCTCGTCGGACCAATTCCGCTGCGGGAATGGCAACTGCATACCGAACAAATGGCGCTGCGATCAGGAGAGCGATTGTGCCGATGGCTCCGACGAAGCCAACGAATTGTGCA GAGCCCGAACCTGTTCGCCGGATGAGTACGCCTGCAAGAGTGGCGAGGGGCAGTGTGTTCCTTTGGCCTGGATGTGCGACCAGAGCAAGGACTGCAGCGATGGCTCCGATGAGCACAACTGCA ACCAGACCTGTCGTGCCGACGAGTTCACCTGCGGCAATGGCCGCTGCATCCAGAAGCGATGGAAGTGCGACCACGACGACGACTGCGGCGACGGCTCCGACGAGAAGGAGTGCCCAGTGGTGCCCTGCGACTCCGTGGCGGAGCACACCTGCACGAATGGAGCCTGCATTGCCAAGCGGTGGGTCTGCGACGGGGATCCGGACTGCTCCGATGGCTCCGACGAGCGG TCCTGTGCGAATGTGACCAAGACGACCACGCCCTGCCTGTCGCACGAGTACCAGTGCAAGGATCGCATCACCTGCCTGCATCACAGCTGGCTCTGCGATGGTGACCGCGACTGTCCCGACGGCGACGATGAGCACACGGCCAACTGCAAGAACGTCACCTGCCGGGCGGACCAGTTCCAGTGCGGCGATCGCAGCTGCATTCCAGGACACCTCACCTGCAACGGCGACAAGGACTGCGCCGATGGCAGCGACGAGCGGGATTGCGGCTTGAGCCTCAGTCTGGGCGTCAACCATGGCGGATGCAACGCGACCAGCGAATTCGACTGCGGTGGTGGTCAGTGCATCGCCATCTCGAAGGTGTGCGACAAGCGGAAGGACTGTCCGGATGGCGAGGATGAGCCGGCTGGCAAGTGCGGCATAAACGAGTGCGCCGCGAAGAACGGCGGCTGCATGCACCAGTGCATCGATCTGAAGGTGGGCCACCACTGCGAGTGCCACGAGGGCTACAAGCTGTCGCCGGACAAGCGGAACTGCCTGGACATCAATGAGTGCGATGTGCCTGGCAAGTGCTCTCAGATCTGCGTGAACGAAATCGGGGGCTtcaagtgcgagtgcgaggCGGGCTACATGAGGGACCCCAAGAATCACACCAGATGCAAGGCCAGCGAAGGACACGCCTCCCTGCTCCTGGCCAGACGCCATGACATCCGCAAGATAGCACTCGACCACATGGAAATGACCTCCATAGTGAATAGTACAAAGGCAGCCACTGCACTGGACTTTGTCTTCCGCACAGGCATGATCTTCTGGAGCGATGTGACCACCCAGAGTATATACAAAGCACCGATTGATGAGGGTAACGAAAAGACAGTGGTGCTGACCAAATCCTCGGTGACCTCGGATGGCCTGGCTGTGGACTGGATCTACAACCATGTCTACTTCACGGACACCCACAAGTGCACCATCGAGCTGACCAACTTCGAGGGCAGCATGGGCAAGGTCCTGGTGAAGGACTCGCTGGACATTCCGCGTTCCATCGCCTTGGATCCCATCGAGGGCTGGATGTACTGGTCCGACTGGGGCGCCTCTCCGCGCATCGAAAGGGCGGGCATGGATGGCTCCCAccgcaccaccatcatcagcTACGACGTCAAGTGGCCCAATGGCATCACTCTGGATCTGGTTAAGAAGCGCATCTACTGGGTAGATGGCAAGCTGAACGTCATCTCGTCGGCGAACTATGATGGCTCGCAACGGAGCCAGGTGCTCTACTCCGGCGAGTACCTGCGACATCCCTTCTCGATCACCACCTTCGAGGACAACGTCTACTGGACCGACTGGGACAAGCAGGCCGTCTTCAAGGCGAACAAGTTCACTGGGGAGGATGTGGAGCCCGTCACAGCAATGCATATG cTCCAGCATCCGATGGTGGTGCATGTGTACCATCCTTACCGCCAGCCGGATGGCGTGAATCACTGTCAGTCGGTGAATGGCCACTGTTCTCATCTCTGCCTGCCAGCGCCCAGGATCAATGAGAGGAGTCCTCGCATATCCTGCGCCTGTCCCACGGGTCTGAAGCTGATGGCCGATGGCCTCATGTGCGTCGAGGATC CACTTTATTTGCCTCCGGTCACGAGACCCCCGCGCGCCCGCAAAACGAAACCGAGGCCAAAATCCCCGAGGAGGCGACTGCCCACGGGTGTCCAAGTGGGACATGCTGACACTCGGATCGAAACTAACGATGATCTCCAGCTGAGCACCAGGCTGCCCCTGTTGCCCACGACTTTCG TTGCCGACCAGCGTCCAGTGAAAAACCATACTCAAATCGAAAAGACCACAACGCCCAGTGAGCAGCCGGATTCCGGCTTTATTGCGCTGGTGGTCATAGCCAGTCTCAGTGGATTCGCTGTCCTGCTATCGGTG CTCCTGCTCATTGGCTACCGCTACTGCAGCAAGCGACGCATCAACTCGATGAACTTCGAGAATCCCATCTACCgcaagaccaccaccacagAGGATCACTTCAGTTTGCGCAAAAACCTGCCGGCGCGGATCTACGACCACACCAGTGTCATGGATGAGGAG TACTCACCCGTCATAGGCATATCCTCGTATTAG
- the LOC122618985 gene encoding very low-density lipoprotein receptor isoform X8, with amino-acid sequence MFKSDLCVLIVISLAFSLHSGQSLEAKCDEKQFQCHSGDCIPIRFVCDGDADCKDHSDEQIKECKFIEATCSSDQFRCGNGNCIPNKWRCDQESDCADGSDEANELCMNACPNNEFKCQTVDQCIPRSWLCDGSNDCRDKSDEAHCNQTCRADEFTCGNGRCIQKRWKCDHDDDCGDGSDEKECPVVPCDSVAEHTCTNGACIAKRWVCDGDPDCSDGSDERSCANVTKTTTPCLSHEYQCKDRITCLHHSWLCDGDRDCPDGDDEHTANCKNVTCRADQFQCGDRSCIPGHLTCNGDKDCADGSDERDCGLSLSLGVNHGGCNATSEFDCGGGQCIAISKVCDKRKDCPDGEDEPAGKCGINECAAKNGGCMHQCIDLKVGHHCECHEGYKLSPDKRNCLDINECDVPGKCSQICVNEIGGFKCECEAGYMRDPKNHTRCKASEGHASLLLARRHDIRKIALDHMEMTSIVNSTKAATALDFVFRTGMIFWSDVTTQSIYKAPIDEGNEKTVVLTKSSVTSDGLAVDWIYNHVYFTDTHKCTIELTNFEGSMGKVLVKDSLDIPRSIALDPIEGWMYWSDWGASPRIERAGMDGSHRTTIISYDVKWPNGITLDLVKKRIYWVDGKLNVISSANYDGSQRSQVLYSGEYLRHPFSITTFEDNVYWTDWDKQAVFKANKFTGEDVEPVTAMHMLQHPMVVHVYHPYRQPDGVNHCQSVNGHCSHLCLPAPRINERSPRISCACPTGLKLMADGLMCVEDLADQRPVKNHTQIEKTTTPSEQPDSGFIALVVIASLSGFAVLLSVLLLIGYRYCSKRRINSMNFENPIYRKTTTTEDHFSLRKNLPARIYDHTSVMDEEYSPVIGISSY; translated from the exons ATGTTTAAAAGTGATCTCTGTGTGCTGATTGTGATCTCCTTGGCGTTTTCCTTGCATTCAG GCCAATCCCTGGAGGCCAAGTGCGATGAGAAGCAGTTCCAGTGCCACAGCGGCGACTGCATTCCCATTCGATTCGTTTGCGACGGCGATGCGGACTGCAAGGATCACAGCGATGAGCAGATTAAGGAGTGCAAGTTTATAG AGGCCACTTGCTCGTCGGACCAATTCCGCTGCGGGAATGGCAACTGCATACCGAACAAATGGCGCTGCGATCAGGAGAGCGATTGTGCCGATGGCTCCGACGAAGCCAACGAATTGTGCA TGAACGCCTGTCCCAACAACGAGTTCAAATGCCAAACGGTCGACCAGTGCATTCCGCGCAGCTGGCTCTGCGATGGCAGCAACGATTGCCGCGACAAGTCCGACGAGGCGCACTGCA ACCAGACCTGTCGTGCCGACGAGTTCACCTGCGGCAATGGCCGCTGCATCCAGAAGCGATGGAAGTGCGACCACGACGACGACTGCGGCGACGGCTCCGACGAGAAGGAGTGCCCAGTGGTGCCCTGCGACTCCGTGGCGGAGCACACCTGCACGAATGGAGCCTGCATTGCCAAGCGGTGGGTCTGCGACGGGGATCCGGACTGCTCCGATGGCTCCGACGAGCGG TCCTGTGCGAATGTGACCAAGACGACCACGCCCTGCCTGTCGCACGAGTACCAGTGCAAGGATCGCATCACCTGCCTGCATCACAGCTGGCTCTGCGATGGTGACCGCGACTGTCCCGACGGCGACGATGAGCACACGGCCAACTGCAAGAACGTCACCTGCCGGGCGGACCAGTTCCAGTGCGGCGATCGCAGCTGCATTCCAGGACACCTCACCTGCAACGGCGACAAGGACTGCGCCGATGGCAGCGACGAGCGGGATTGCGGCTTGAGCCTCAGTCTGGGCGTCAACCATGGCGGATGCAACGCGACCAGCGAATTCGACTGCGGTGGTGGTCAGTGCATCGCCATCTCGAAGGTGTGCGACAAGCGGAAGGACTGTCCGGATGGCGAGGATGAGCCGGCTGGCAAGTGCGGCATAAACGAGTGCGCCGCGAAGAACGGCGGCTGCATGCACCAGTGCATCGATCTGAAGGTGGGCCACCACTGCGAGTGCCACGAGGGCTACAAGCTGTCGCCGGACAAGCGGAACTGCCTGGACATCAATGAGTGCGATGTGCCTGGCAAGTGCTCTCAGATCTGCGTGAACGAAATCGGGGGCTtcaagtgcgagtgcgaggCGGGCTACATGAGGGACCCCAAGAATCACACCAGATGCAAGGCCAGCGAAGGACACGCCTCCCTGCTCCTGGCCAGACGCCATGACATCCGCAAGATAGCACTCGACCACATGGAAATGACCTCCATAGTGAATAGTACAAAGGCAGCCACTGCACTGGACTTTGTCTTCCGCACAGGCATGATCTTCTGGAGCGATGTGACCACCCAGAGTATATACAAAGCACCGATTGATGAGGGTAACGAAAAGACAGTGGTGCTGACCAAATCCTCGGTGACCTCGGATGGCCTGGCTGTGGACTGGATCTACAACCATGTCTACTTCACGGACACCCACAAGTGCACCATCGAGCTGACCAACTTCGAGGGCAGCATGGGCAAGGTCCTGGTGAAGGACTCGCTGGACATTCCGCGTTCCATCGCCTTGGATCCCATCGAGGGCTGGATGTACTGGTCCGACTGGGGCGCCTCTCCGCGCATCGAAAGGGCGGGCATGGATGGCTCCCAccgcaccaccatcatcagcTACGACGTCAAGTGGCCCAATGGCATCACTCTGGATCTGGTTAAGAAGCGCATCTACTGGGTAGATGGCAAGCTGAACGTCATCTCGTCGGCGAACTATGATGGCTCGCAACGGAGCCAGGTGCTCTACTCCGGCGAGTACCTGCGACATCCCTTCTCGATCACCACCTTCGAGGACAACGTCTACTGGACCGACTGGGACAAGCAGGCCGTCTTCAAGGCGAACAAGTTCACTGGGGAGGATGTGGAGCCCGTCACAGCAATGCATATG cTCCAGCATCCGATGGTGGTGCATGTGTACCATCCTTACCGCCAGCCGGATGGCGTGAATCACTGTCAGTCGGTGAATGGCCACTGTTCTCATCTCTGCCTGCCAGCGCCCAGGATCAATGAGAGGAGTCCTCGCATATCCTGCGCCTGTCCCACGGGTCTGAAGCTGATGGCCGATGGCCTCATGTGCGTCGAGGATC TTGCCGACCAGCGTCCAGTGAAAAACCATACTCAAATCGAAAAGACCACAACGCCCAGTGAGCAGCCGGATTCCGGCTTTATTGCGCTGGTGGTCATAGCCAGTCTCAGTGGATTCGCTGTCCTGCTATCGGTG CTCCTGCTCATTGGCTACCGCTACTGCAGCAAGCGACGCATCAACTCGATGAACTTCGAGAATCCCATCTACCgcaagaccaccaccacagAGGATCACTTCAGTTTGCGCAAAAACCTGCCGGCGCGGATCTACGACCACACCAGTGTCATGGATGAGGAG TACTCACCCGTCATAGGCATATCCTCGTATTAG
- the LOC122618985 gene encoding very low-density lipoprotein receptor isoform X1, producing MAIESRSTSTASETTTKAAIKSTISPKSPVTFANLGEKRRAEQLFRCACANFNLLLLTLILGFGKCCTATPTPLSTPSTDTPTAAVSPHNAQALDEGGSLSKLIDGKAFINMGFKFLNVSGKIGTPLGIGQSLEAKCDEKQFQCHSGDCIPIRFVCDGDADCKDHSDEQIKECKFIEATCSSDQFRCGNGNCIPNKWRCDQESDCADGSDEANELCRARTCSPDEYACKSGEGQCVPLAWMCDQSKDCSDGSDEHNCNQTCRADEFTCGNGRCIQKRWKCDHDDDCGDGSDEKECPVVPCDSVAEHTCTNGACIAKRWVCDGDPDCSDGSDERSCANVTKTTTPCLSHEYQCKDRITCLHHSWLCDGDRDCPDGDDEHTANCKNVTCRADQFQCGDRSCIPGHLTCNGDKDCADGSDERDCGLSLSLGVNHGGCNATSEFDCGGGQCIAISKVCDKRKDCPDGEDEPAGKCGINECAAKNGGCMHQCIDLKVGHHCECHEGYKLSPDKRNCLDINECDVPGKCSQICVNEIGGFKCECEAGYMRDPKNHTRCKASEGHASLLLARRHDIRKIALDHMEMTSIVNSTKAATALDFVFRTGMIFWSDVTTQSIYKAPIDEGNEKTVVLTKSSVTSDGLAVDWIYNHVYFTDTHKCTIELTNFEGSMGKVLVKDSLDIPRSIALDPIEGWMYWSDWGASPRIERAGMDGSHRTTIISYDVKWPNGITLDLVKKRIYWVDGKLNVISSANYDGSQRSQVLYSGEYLRHPFSITTFEDNVYWTDWDKQAVFKANKFTGEDVEPVTAMHMLQHPMVVHVYHPYRQPDGVNHCQSVNGHCSHLCLPAPRINERSPRISCACPTGLKLMADGLMCVEDPLYLPPVTRPPRARKTKPRPKSPRRRLPTGVQVGHADTRIETNDDLQLSTRLPLLPTTFVADQRPVKNHTQIEKTTTPSEQPDSGFIALVVIASLSGFAVLLSVLLLIGYRYCSKRRINSMNFENPIYRKTTTTEDHFSLRKNLPARIYDHTSVMDEEYSPVIGISSY from the exons ATGGCCATAGAGTCACGCTCTACGAGCACTGCAAGTGAAACAACCACAAAAGCCGCCATCAAATCAACAATAAGCCCAAAATCTCCAGTAACATTCGCTAATCTCGGCGAGAAAAGACGCGCCGAACAGCTGTTCCGCTGCGCCTGCGCCAACTTCAATCTCCTGCTGCTGACTCTGATACTCGGTTTCGGCAAATGCtgcactgccacgcccacgccgctGAGTACGCCCTCAACGGACACGCCCACCGCGGCAGTTAGCCCACATAATGCACAGGCGCTGGACGAGGGCGGTTCGCTGAGCAAGCTCATCGATGGCAAGGCCTTCATCAACATGGGATTCAAGTTCCTCAACGTTTCCGGAAAGATTGGCACACCCCTCGGCATAG GCCAATCCCTGGAGGCCAAGTGCGATGAGAAGCAGTTCCAGTGCCACAGCGGCGACTGCATTCCCATTCGATTCGTTTGCGACGGCGATGCGGACTGCAAGGATCACAGCGATGAGCAGATTAAGGAGTGCAAGTTTATAG AGGCCACTTGCTCGTCGGACCAATTCCGCTGCGGGAATGGCAACTGCATACCGAACAAATGGCGCTGCGATCAGGAGAGCGATTGTGCCGATGGCTCCGACGAAGCCAACGAATTGTGCA GAGCCCGAACCTGTTCGCCGGATGAGTACGCCTGCAAGAGTGGCGAGGGGCAGTGTGTTCCTTTGGCCTGGATGTGCGACCAGAGCAAGGACTGCAGCGATGGCTCCGATGAGCACAACTGCA ACCAGACCTGTCGTGCCGACGAGTTCACCTGCGGCAATGGCCGCTGCATCCAGAAGCGATGGAAGTGCGACCACGACGACGACTGCGGCGACGGCTCCGACGAGAAGGAGTGCCCAGTGGTGCCCTGCGACTCCGTGGCGGAGCACACCTGCACGAATGGAGCCTGCATTGCCAAGCGGTGGGTCTGCGACGGGGATCCGGACTGCTCCGATGGCTCCGACGAGCGG TCCTGTGCGAATGTGACCAAGACGACCACGCCCTGCCTGTCGCACGAGTACCAGTGCAAGGATCGCATCACCTGCCTGCATCACAGCTGGCTCTGCGATGGTGACCGCGACTGTCCCGACGGCGACGATGAGCACACGGCCAACTGCAAGAACGTCACCTGCCGGGCGGACCAGTTCCAGTGCGGCGATCGCAGCTGCATTCCAGGACACCTCACCTGCAACGGCGACAAGGACTGCGCCGATGGCAGCGACGAGCGGGATTGCGGCTTGAGCCTCAGTCTGGGCGTCAACCATGGCGGATGCAACGCGACCAGCGAATTCGACTGCGGTGGTGGTCAGTGCATCGCCATCTCGAAGGTGTGCGACAAGCGGAAGGACTGTCCGGATGGCGAGGATGAGCCGGCTGGCAAGTGCGGCATAAACGAGTGCGCCGCGAAGAACGGCGGCTGCATGCACCAGTGCATCGATCTGAAGGTGGGCCACCACTGCGAGTGCCACGAGGGCTACAAGCTGTCGCCGGACAAGCGGAACTGCCTGGACATCAATGAGTGCGATGTGCCTGGCAAGTGCTCTCAGATCTGCGTGAACGAAATCGGGGGCTtcaagtgcgagtgcgaggCGGGCTACATGAGGGACCCCAAGAATCACACCAGATGCAAGGCCAGCGAAGGACACGCCTCCCTGCTCCTGGCCAGACGCCATGACATCCGCAAGATAGCACTCGACCACATGGAAATGACCTCCATAGTGAATAGTACAAAGGCAGCCACTGCACTGGACTTTGTCTTCCGCACAGGCATGATCTTCTGGAGCGATGTGACCACCCAGAGTATATACAAAGCACCGATTGATGAGGGTAACGAAAAGACAGTGGTGCTGACCAAATCCTCGGTGACCTCGGATGGCCTGGCTGTGGACTGGATCTACAACCATGTCTACTTCACGGACACCCACAAGTGCACCATCGAGCTGACCAACTTCGAGGGCAGCATGGGCAAGGTCCTGGTGAAGGACTCGCTGGACATTCCGCGTTCCATCGCCTTGGATCCCATCGAGGGCTGGATGTACTGGTCCGACTGGGGCGCCTCTCCGCGCATCGAAAGGGCGGGCATGGATGGCTCCCAccgcaccaccatcatcagcTACGACGTCAAGTGGCCCAATGGCATCACTCTGGATCTGGTTAAGAAGCGCATCTACTGGGTAGATGGCAAGCTGAACGTCATCTCGTCGGCGAACTATGATGGCTCGCAACGGAGCCAGGTGCTCTACTCCGGCGAGTACCTGCGACATCCCTTCTCGATCACCACCTTCGAGGACAACGTCTACTGGACCGACTGGGACAAGCAGGCCGTCTTCAAGGCGAACAAGTTCACTGGGGAGGATGTGGAGCCCGTCACAGCAATGCATATG cTCCAGCATCCGATGGTGGTGCATGTGTACCATCCTTACCGCCAGCCGGATGGCGTGAATCACTGTCAGTCGGTGAATGGCCACTGTTCTCATCTCTGCCTGCCAGCGCCCAGGATCAATGAGAGGAGTCCTCGCATATCCTGCGCCTGTCCCACGGGTCTGAAGCTGATGGCCGATGGCCTCATGTGCGTCGAGGATC CACTTTATTTGCCTCCGGTCACGAGACCCCCGCGCGCCCGCAAAACGAAACCGAGGCCAAAATCCCCGAGGAGGCGACTGCCCACGGGTGTCCAAGTGGGACATGCTGACACTCGGATCGAAACTAACGATGATCTCCAGCTGAGCACCAGGCTGCCCCTGTTGCCCACGACTTTCG TTGCCGACCAGCGTCCAGTGAAAAACCATACTCAAATCGAAAAGACCACAACGCCCAGTGAGCAGCCGGATTCCGGCTTTATTGCGCTGGTGGTCATAGCCAGTCTCAGTGGATTCGCTGTCCTGCTATCGGTG CTCCTGCTCATTGGCTACCGCTACTGCAGCAAGCGACGCATCAACTCGATGAACTTCGAGAATCCCATCTACCgcaagaccaccaccacagAGGATCACTTCAGTTTGCGCAAAAACCTGCCGGCGCGGATCTACGACCACACCAGTGTCATGGATGAGGAG TACTCACCCGTCATAGGCATATCCTCGTATTAG